In Erigeron canadensis isolate Cc75 chromosome 1, C_canadensis_v1, whole genome shotgun sequence, a single window of DNA contains:
- the LOC122585069 gene encoding ALBINO3-like protein 1, chloroplastic: protein MTNLISYGSNTVLSPFPDPSRFRPINPLLTKTTQFVKTHKLGTATSLTVARFGPGQVQFPDPEKFKDLIDRAEGLLYTLADAAVVNTNDSGITNTKQNNDWFSGIANYMETVLKFLKDGLSTLHVPYAYGFAIILLTVLVKAATFPLSKKQVESAMAMRSLQPQIKAIQERYAGDQERIQLETARLYKLAKINPLAGCLPTLATIPVWIGLYRALSNVADEGLLAEGFFWIPSLAGPTTIAARQSGSGISWLFPFIDGHPPLGWSDTFAYLVLPVLLVISQYISVQIMQSSQPQSDDPNMKTSQTITKFLPLMIGYFALSVPSGLSLYWLTNNILSSGQQIWLQKMGGANNPAKKINFEALKEEQTKVQEPVFRSTSVKEPPKTEKTDAQGYRPGERFKQLKEQEARRKQKKLAEQAQDISLTNEVVRGDTKVDQSLNGDPSSSNYNQVEKTLISKMGDDGDSVHYSSRRDQQNMDENFEKEKAAAYTTENKSSAEDKNQEE from the exons ATGACAAATTTAATATCTTATGGGTCAAACACAGTTCTTTCCCCTTTCCCTGACCCATCAAGATTCCGGCCCATAAATCCATTGCTGACAAAAACCACCCAATTTGTCAAGACTCATAAACTGGGCACTGCTACTTCTTTAACTGTTGCAAGATTCGGGCCGGGCCAGGTTCAGTTTCCTGACCCGGAAAAGTTCAAAGATTTAATAGACAGAGCTGAAGGGCTTCTTTACACACTTGCTGATGCTGCTGTTGTTAATACTAATGATTCTGGTATTACTAATACTAAACAGAATAATGATTGGTTTTCTGGGATTGCTAATTATATGGAAACTGTTCTTAAG TTTTTGAAGGACGGCCTCTCTACGCTTCATGTTCCATATGCATATGGCTTTGCGATTATACTCCTCACTGTTCTCGTGAAGGCGGCAACATTTCCTTTATCGAAAAAGCAG GTGGAATCTGCAATGGCAATGCGATCTTTGCAACCACAAATAAAGGCTATTCAGGAACGGTATGCTGGTGATCAG GAACGAATTCAGCTTGAAACTGCAAGGTTGTACAAACTTGCGAAAATTAATCCGTTGGCAG GATGCTTGCCGACACTTGCCACAATACCCGTCTGGATTGGTCTTTATAGAGCTCTCTCTAATGTTGCAGATGAG GGACTTTTGGCTGAAGGTTTTTTCTGGATACCATCCCTTGCTGGTCCAACAACTATTGCTGCTCGGCAGAGTGGCAGTGGCATATCCTGGCTCTTTCCTTTCATA GATGGTCATCCTCCCCTCGGTTGGTCAGATACATTTGCATATCTTGTGTTGCCAGTGCTCCTCGTGATTTCTCAATACATATCCGTCCAGATCATGCAGTCATCACAACCACAG AGCGACGATCCGAATATGAAGACTTCTCAAACCATAACCAAATTCTTGCCATTGATGATTGGTTATTTTGCACTTTCAGTGCCTTCTGGACTAAGTCTTTACTG GCTCACCAACAATATATTGAGTTCAGGACAACAAATTTGGCTTCAAAAGATGGGTGGTGCTAATAATCCagcaaaaaaaattaactttgaaGCTCTTAAGGAAGAACAAACCAAAGTTCAGGAGCCTGTGTTTCGAAGTACATCAGTTAAAGAACCGCCCAAAACAGAGAAGACGGATGCACAAGGCTATCGTCCTGGTGAGAG atttaaacaattaaaagaaCAAGAAGCTAGGAGGAAGCAGAAAAAGTTGGCAGAACAAGCTCAGGATATTTCGTTGACAAATGAAGTTGTTAGGGGAGATACGAAAGTTGATCAGTCTCTTAATGGAGATCCTTCGTCCTCAAATTACAATCAAGTTGAGAAAACTTTAATTTCTAAGATGGGAGATGATGGGGATTCTGTTCATTATAGTAGCAGGAGGGATCAACAGAATAtggatgaaaattttgaaaag GAAAAAGCAGCTGCTTATACCACAGAAAACAAAAGCTCCGCTGAGGACAAAAATCAGGAAGAATGA